The segment TAGGCTTGTTTTGCTTCTTGGTCTTGGTGGTGGCAAGGACAACACCTTGTTCCTTGTCAGCTGCCTGGATGGTCACTGTCTTCTTGTTAGCAAGACCTGAAAGCCATAACATTGTATCCCTGTCAGAAGCTATCATACTTATCAGTAGCAAAGAAAAGATCATTGCAATTTATTTTACCAGAGTGCTTGTAGGAGTTGAGGTTGCAGAGATTGTTGGTCTCCTTGCTGAACTGAACCTTAGCGTTGCCTCTTCCGAACTGTTTGACCAAGAAACAGTTGTTGGTCTTGACGATCTCCCATATCAATTGTCCTGGAACTGTCGCCATTTCGAGAGAGAGGATCTAAAAGCTCACCGTGAAAATTAGCAAAGATAAAGAGTTAGATTCGCGTTTAGTGGGGTGGCGCCGGAGCTTTGTTAAATGACGATCGAGAGCTGTTTATATCAAAACCCTAGCTAGCTACTGTGAAGGAAATTCATTTAGTGGAAAGTCTAAACTACCCCTAATACTGTACGAACCGACAAGATTTGGAAATTCAAtcgctttttttttgttcggttCGGCAAACACTAACCGATCAGTTTAACACGATGGATTCGGGAGATGACCAACTACTAAACCGAGTTTCATGAAATTACCCGAAAACAACCCGGCTGATTCagatttttaaacaaattaCAGCAACTAGGTCCTTGTACGCGCGGatagtattttgaatttttttcatatttttgtactattatgtcaattgtttagtttcataaaatgttatatttttactgtaaatttggaattaaaaatctaattttccttactgtaaagtaagttaatttttttgaatcttactacaacacattatacacgaagagaatatagttggtctttatattcttatttggtgtaatattgaaaattttgatggttagtttaaatagttttttttaaattatatattttaggattgattttcgtgactatattctataattgtcttaaaaaattgtttgtcccatatagacatccacataaatatggacttctgataaatttgttcattgggatatttagtttcactttcaattttattctcttttttggcaccctcatgctagcttgtggggctagccaacttggtgcaaaaaAGTTTACAAAAGCTGATCGAGATGCGCGTGATCGGACACCTTTTGCTAGGCTATTCGTACGGAGTTTTAAAGATCTAGgaatataagcaatagaaagtTTAAAAAATTCTTTGGATACAGCCTGTATTTCGTCGAGCTCTGAGTCCAATGCAGGCTAATCTTCATCCTTTTGAATGAgtataaccagttgttcacagttgattgaaagaccatctctctgtgtccaaacttcagtatcacttgcattgcccatagtaaaccttcagcttccgcttgcagtggtgatttggtgcgtgtatatcGGCCCTTGCTCCAAACAGCATTGAAAAAtcaccatccattaacacaaagccaagtccaaatatgtctctttcatttatccaggatgtctagcaggagcgtttctttacggaggaacagttgtgtccgttacctcaactcccatatcaatctccataatctcgtATATACGTTGATCTATCCTCCAACACtctgcttcaattttattcgATAATGAGAAAGACATAATTCCTACGAcactattaatgatttttttttgtaacaccgatacggaaaatttatgttttatttaacaaaactcttattttaattttgtattaaagaatcaatcatattttatattatccataattttagtaaatttgcttatttgtcatgtttttattaggttttagctaaattattgatttattatttatttttagctaagtcactaatttattaatttaaaaaatacccttaattaatattatatatatattaaaaaatgaattttattttaataatattaaatttctattttatattaaaatttagttgtttttcttatttgtcatattttattaggttttagacttttagataggttattgatttattattaatttctaactaattcgctaatgtgttaattaaaacaatacccttaatgaattttatatataattaaaaaaaattttattttaatcatataaaatttatatgttatattaatattaaatatttgattctaaaataatataaaaaaattataaaaaaatttaaaaataagataattcttatatatattttgttgttatctgaaaaaaatatttttattataaaagttaaaaagatacaaaaaaaattaattaaatattattcaagaaaaaaacatttatataaacatattttctaaactatttctaagatatgagtgttttaaaaaatttaacacgggatgtttagaacacgggattatacttatgagagagtggctcgggaGTGGGCTAGGAGATGGGTCTAATGGGCTGCgaattgttgaattttttttttaattgcaagcCTACTTCGTGATGACCTGGCATATTGGTTGGTCATAAATATTTGTGCACATGTGGATAGGCTTAGGAAGCAATGATTCagttccttttatatagtagaatcatataaaatttatatgttatattaatattaaatatttgattctaaaataatataaaaaattataaaaaaatttaaaaataagataattcttatatatatattttgttgttatctgaaaacaatatttttattataaaagttaaaaagatacaaaaaaaattaattaaatattattcaagaaaaaaacatttatataaacatattttctaaactatttctaagatatgagtgttttaaaaaatttaacacgggatgtttagaacacgggattatacttatgagagagtggctcgggaGTGGGCTAGGAGATGGGTCTAATGGGCTGCgaattgttgaattttttttttaattgcaaacCTACTTTGTGATGACCTGGCATATTGGTTGGTCATAAATATTTGTGCACATGTGGATAGGCTTAGGAATCAACGATTtagttccttttatatagtaggatagtTGTTATGTTCGATAATAATATCGGAAACTGAACCGAATGACCCAAgttccgaaccgatccgaatgtTCGGTTCAATTTCGGTGACATTTTCCAAAATCCCATATGCTCTCTTACCGATCAATATGAACGGCTCCATCAAACCAAAGCCTTAATCAAACGCTGCCGTTTCTTTATTGGCTATAAGGGAGATATATTAGTGGGCCTTAAAAAACCTTTTTCGGACCACGAGGTAGGGATGATCTTACAAAAAGTATTGGAGCCTATTTGTCATGTTATGACTaacaaatttttgttttcttttcaataGTTAGGTCC is part of the Brassica rapa cultivar Chiifu-401-42 chromosome A09, CAAS_Brap_v3.01, whole genome shotgun sequence genome and harbors:
- the LOC103842629 gene encoding 60S ribosomal protein L28-1 — encoded protein: MATVPGQLIWEIVKTNNCFLVKQFGRGNAKVQFSKETNNLCNLNSYKHSGLANKKTVTIQAADKEQGVVLATTKTKKQNKPKVSVNKSILKKEFPRMSKTVANQVVDNYYRPDLKKFALARLSVISKSLRVAKSGAKQRNRQA